From a region of the Neisseria subflava genome:
- a CDS encoding OmpH family outer membrane protein, translated as MSKIADTLRVLAVALPGFVLLPQAAADGVQKIGFINTERVYQESKQAQSIQMTLEKEFKSRQTVLQKLQQEGEALEQKLSSDKLSDSQREAETQKWRNLVQKFRKQQAELAEDYNLRRNEEFAALQQNANRVIVDLAKREGYDFILQDVIYVNGRYDITDSVIKALNAH; from the coding sequence ATGAGTAAAATAGCCGACACCCTCCGTGTCCTCGCCGTAGCCCTGCCGGGTTTCGTGCTGTTGCCGCAAGCGGCGGCGGATGGCGTGCAGAAAATCGGTTTTATCAATACCGAGCGCGTTTATCAGGAATCCAAGCAGGCGCAAAGCATTCAGATGACTTTGGAAAAAGAGTTCAAAAGCCGTCAAACCGTCTTGCAAAAGCTGCAGCAGGAAGGCGAGGCTTTGGAGCAAAAACTGAGTAGCGACAAACTCAGCGACAGCCAAAGGGAAGCGGAAACCCAAAAGTGGCGCAATCTGGTACAAAAATTCCGCAAGCAGCAGGCCGAGTTGGCTGAAGACTACAACTTGCGCCGCAATGAAGAATTCGCCGCGCTCCAGCAAAATGCCAACCGCGTCATCGTCGATTTAGCCAAACGCGAAGGTTACGACTTCATCTTGCAGGACGTGATTTACGTCAACGGCCGCTACGACATTACCGACAGCGTTATCAAAGCCCTAAACGCACACTGA